The Corallococcus soli DNA window CAACAACGGCGGGGACGGGCTCGTCGCCGCGCGCTTCCTCCTGGAGGGCGGCGCGCGCGTGGTGGTGTCGCTGGTGGGGGACGCGGCGAAGCTCACGGCGGAGTCGAAGCGCAACCTCCAGGCGCTGGAGGGCTTCGGTGAGTCGCCCCGCGCCTTCGAGGCGCTGCCGGAGGCGGGCGCGGGCGACGTGGTGGTGGATGCGCTCTTCGGCACCGGCCTGCGCCGCGCGCCGGAAGGGGCGTTCGCGGATGCGATTGGCACCGTGGCGCGGTGGCGGCGCGCGGGGGCGAGGGTGGTGGCGGCGGACGTGCCGTCAGGTCTCCAGAGCGACACCGCGGAGCCCTTCGCGCTGTGCGTGGAGGCGGACGTCACGGTGGCCTTCGGGTTCCTGAAGCCCGCGCATGAGCTGGAGCCCGGCGCGTCGCTGTGCGGGGACGTGCGGCGGGTGGACATCGGGCTGGGTGGGGAGTCCGCCCGGGCCGTGTCCGGCGCGGAGCTGCTGCGGGTGGAGGAGGAGGACGCGCGCGAGGTGATCCCCGCGCGCCGCGCGGACACGCACAAGGGCACCTACGGCCACGTGCTGGTGGTGGCGGGCAGCCCCGGCAAGACGGGCGCTGCGGCCATGGTGGCGCTGTCGGCGCTGCGCAGCGGCGTGGGGCTGGTGACGGTGGCCGCGCGCGCGGAGGCGCTGCCGTGGGTGATGGCGCACTCGCCGGAGATCATGGGCATCGCGCTGCCGGGGGACGGGCCGCTGGGCAAGGGCGACCTGGAGGCGCTCCAGGCCGCGCTGGAGGGCAAGGACGCGCTGGTGATGGGACCGGGCATCCCCCGGGGGCCGGAGACGGGCGCGTTGATTGGCGACCTGCTGGCGACGGTGGACGTGCCCGCCGTGCTGGACGCGGACGCCCTCAACGCCGTCGCGGAGGACCTCACGGTGCTGCGCCGGGCGAAGGGCCCCGTGCTGCTCACGCCGCACCCGGGCGAGATGGCCCGGCTGTGGGGGCGGACCACCAAGGACGTGCAGCAGCACCGCGTGGGCGTGGCGCTGAACCTGGCCACGTCGCTCAACGTGACGGTGGTGCTCAAGGGCTCGCGCACGCTCATCGCGGAGCCGGGCGGGCGCGTGTTCATCAACCCCACGGGCAACGCGGGCATGGCCACGGGTGGCACGGGTGACGTGCTGTCGGGCGTGTGCGGCGCGCTGCTCGCGCAGGGCATCAAGCTGCCCCGGGCCGCGTGGACGGCGGTGTACGCGCACGGGCTCGCGGGCGACCTCGCGGCGAAGCGGCGGGGCCTGATGGGCCTCATCGCCACGGACCTGCTGGAGGACCTGGGATCGGTCTGGCTGCGGTGGGGACGGTGAGCGGGCCCACGCGCACGCGGCGCCTGGTGTCCCCATCCCCGGAGGAGACGCACCGGCTGGGCGTGAAGCTGGGAACGCTGCTGGCGCCCGGGGACTTCGTGGGCCTCGTGGGCGACCTGGGCGCGGGCAAGACGCACCTGGTGCGCGGCGTGGCGGAGGGGGCGGGCGTGGCGAAGTCGGAGGTCGCGAGCCCCACCTTCGCCATCGTGTACCCGTACGAGGGCCGCATCCCGCTGTACCACGCGGACCTGTACCGACTGGCGGACTACGAGGAGCTGTACGCCACCGGCTTCGTGGACATGGTGGCGGACAACGACCGCGCGATGCTGGTGGAGTGGCTGGACCGCATCCCCCAGGCCGCTCCGCGCGAGCACCTGCGCGTCACGCTGCGCCACGAAGGGGAGGCCGCGCGGAGCTTGGAAGCGGAGGCCTTCGGCGAGCGTCCCGCCGCGCTGCTGGAGGCGTGGCTCGGCTGAAGGAGGTCATCAGGCCTCGGGCCTCGAAGTCAGGCCTAGCGGAAGCAGCGCGGCTCAGTCAGTTCATGAGCCTCGACGTCAGGCATCGCGGAGGCAGCGCGGCTCAGTCAGTCCAGGAGCCTCGACGTCAGGCATGGCGGAGGCTGCGCGGCTCCGGCCATGAGCCTTGATGTCGGGTGCGGCGGGAAGCAGCGCCGTCAGGCCGCGCTGCCCTGAGTCGGCTCGGGCGGACGCGGGCCCAGCACGCCTTCGGCCAGCGTCTGCACCTTCCAGCGGCGGAAGACGAGCCGCGCGTCCACGCCCACCACGTCCTCTTCATCCACCGGCACCCAGTGGGGGCCGCCGCACAGCGACTCGCTGGCGATGAGGAACTGCTGGAGCGGGACGTCCGTGTGCGGCGCGCGCAGCGCTTCGGGGCAGCCGCCGATGCCGGAGGAGATGAAGAGCGTGCGGTTGCGGCGCGTGGCCACCATCGCCTCGCCGTCGGTGACGAGGAAGTTCATCGCGGAGCGCTCCTTCGGCTCGCGGCTCCCCGGCACGTCCGTCATCGTGGACACGAGCGTCATCGTCTCCGCGAGCGCCCGCGCCATCGCCTCCGCGGGCACCGACCCGTCGAGCGGGCCCCACTCCGCGAGCCGCGTCAGGAACAAATAGAAGCAGCGCTCGCTGTCGGTGGTGCCCTTGATGTTGACGCGCAGCTCCGGGTGGATGAGCGCCTCCACGGCGGCCTTGTGCTTCGCGAACTCGCGCAGCGTGCCGTTGTGCACGAATGACCAGCGGCCGTAGTGGAACGGGTGCGAGTTGCGGATCTCCACCGCGCCCACGCTCGCGAGCCGGATGTGCGCGACCACCGTGCGCGCGGACACCTGGCTCGACACGCGCTCGAAGTCAGGGTCGCTGTGCGCGGGACCCACACCATGCGCGACCAGCGGCGAGCATTCCTGCCCGTACGAGGCGATGCCCCAGCCGTCCTTGTGCTCGCGCGACTGGATGAGGAGGGAATTCCTCTCCGTCACCAGGGCGGTATGGACAGCAGCGGGGACCGCGGATCTGAACCCAAATAGTCGGCACATGGTGGCAGCTGATCTCTACAACGGCCGGCCCACGAGAGAAGTTCCACTTGCCCCCTCGGACGATGGCCGTTGTTCAGCGGCGCGCACTCAGGGACAGCATTCCATCCGCGCGCGGCCCACCACCCGTCCACTCTTCACCACCACCCGCGCGTGGCTGATTCCCAGATGATAGGGCAGGTGCCTGTAGCTGCGACAGCCGAAGACCACCAGGTCGCCCGCATCACCCACGGCCAGCCGCCCCTGCCGTTGCAACCCCAAGCACTGCGCGGCGCCCCGGGTGGCGGCCCAGTACGCCTCGGCGGCCGTCAGGCCGTTCTCCAGACAGGCGAGCCCCAGCACCAGCGCCAGGTTTTCCGTCATGGAGGAACCGGGGTTCACGTTGGAACCCAAAGCAATGTTGACGCCCGCGTCGCGCAGCTTCCGGCCGGGCGCGTAGGGGCGCATGCGCAGGAAGAGGGTGGAGGTGGGCACGAGCACGGCGGTGACGTTCGCGGCGGCGAGCGCGCGGACGCCTTCGTCCGTCACCTGCTCCAGGTGGTCCGCGCTGGAGGCCCCCACTTCGGCGGCAAGGGCGGAGGCCCCGCAGGCGGTGAGCTGGTCCGCGTGCAGGCGCGGCGTGAGGCCCAGCGCCTTGCCCGCGAGCAGCAGGCGGCGGGACTCGTCCACGGTGAAGGCGCTGTCCTCCGTGAAGACGTCGCAGAAGCGCGCCAGTCCCTCGCGGGCCACCGCGGGGAGGATTTCATTGATGCACAGGTCCAGGTAGTCGCCCCGGCGCCCCTGGTACTCCGCCGGCACCGCGTGCGCGCACAGGAGCGTGGGCACCAGCTCCAGCGGGGACAGCGCGCCCAGGCGGCGCACCGCGCGCAGCATCTTCAGCTCGTGCTCCAGCGACAGGCCGTAGCCGCTCTTCACCTCCGCGGTCGTCACGCCCTGCGCGAGCAGCCGCTCCAGGCGGGGCAGGGCGAGCCGCGCGAGCTCCTCCTCGCTGGCCGCGCGCGTGGCGCCCACCGTGTTGACGATGCCGCCGCCCGCCTTCGCGATCTCCAGGTACGTGGCGCCCTGGTTGCGCAGGTCGAACTCCGCGGAGCGCTCCCCCGCGAAGACCAGGTGCGTGTGCGGATCCACGAAGCCCGGGCCCACGAAGCCGCCTTCGGCGTCGATGATCTCCGTCGCGTCCGTGAGCGCGCCCTTCGGCAGGTCCGCCTCCCTGCCCACGAAGGCCACGCGGCCCTGGCGCAGGCCCACGCACGCTGCGGGGCGCGGGGTGAGGGCGACTTCAGCGGGCTCGCGGTGCGTGCCCTCCACGGTGAGCACTTCGGACGTGTTGCGGATCCACAGGTCCAGGGCTTCGGTTTGCATCACGGTCAGCGTCCTCCACGCACTCCAGCGATGGGCACGTTCCAGCTCGCTCCATTCGCGTGCGCCCGGCCGTAGCCGCCGGACACCTCCAGCTTCGACTTGCCTGCGCTCAACGAAATCTGCGCCGCCACCACCGCGCCGTAATAGAGGGCGGTCTGCTGCGAGCCGGGATTCACCAGCGACCGGTGCGCGCCCACGAAGGGCACCAGCCCCAGCGACACGCCGGCCTCCGGCTGCACGGTGAAGGCACAGGTGCCCTCCAGGCCGAACAGGCTGTTCGTGCTGTCCGTCTCGCCCAGGCCGAAGTCCGACGCGCCCCGCACCGCGAACGCCGGGGCCAGGCCCACCGTCGGCGTACCGATGTAGTACGACAGGCCCGAATAGAGGCCGTAGCCCGGCACCGGCGCGAGGAAGAACTCCCCCTGGAGCCCGACGTGCAGCGACAGCCGCTCATCCAGCGGCAGCGTCACCGCGCCGTCGAAGGCGACGCCCCACTGCTCGGTGTCGAAGGGCTTCGCGTCGCCCTGGAAGGCGCCGTCCAGCTCCCCGCGCTCGGACAGCTGCGGGGCGTTGAGGCGGGGGCCGGTGCGGAAGCCGACCTGGTAGAAGCGCTCCGTGGAGAGGCCCGGCCCCATGCGCATCACCATGGGCCCGGTGGTGGTGGGCCTGCAGCCCGCGAGCACGCCCAACACCCCAGTCGTCACGAACGCGAGGATCCGGCTTGGCATCCGGCGCACTCTAGGCGGTGAGGCCCGGGATGCGCACGCCCCGCTCCTTCGCGACGTCGGTGGCCTCCGTGTAGCCCGCGTCCGCGTGGCGCAGCACGCCCATGGCGGGGTCGGACGTGAGCACGCGCTCGATGCGGCGCGCGGCCTCCGGCGTGCCGTCCGCGACGATGACCTGGCCCGCGTGCAGCGAATAGCCCATGCCCACGCCGCCGCCGTGGTGGAACGACACCCAGGAGGCGCCGTTCACCGCGTTCACCAGCGCGTTGAGGATGGGCCAGTCGCCCACCGCGTCCGAGCCGTCCTTCATGGCCTCCGTCTCGCGGTTGGGGGACGCCACGCTGCCGCAGTCCAGGTGGTCGCGGCCAATCACGATGGGCGCCTTCACCTCGCCCTTGCGCACCAGCTCGTTGAACGCGAGCCCCGCCTTGGCGCGCTCGCCGTAGCCCAGCCAGCAGATGCGCGCGGGCAGGCCCTGGAACGCCACGCGCTCCTGGGCCATGTCCAGCCAGCGGTTGAGCGACGCCTTGTGCGGGAACAGCTCGCGCACCGCGCGGTCCGTGCGGCGGATGTCCTCCGGGTCCCCGGACAGCGCCACCCAGCGGAACGGGCCCATGCCCTCGCAGAACAGCGGGCGGATGTACGCGGGCACGAAGCCGGGGAACTCGAAGGCGTTCTGCATGCCGCCCTCCTTCGCCTGGCCGCGCAGGTTATTGCCGTAGTCGAAGACGTGGCTGCCGGCGGCCTGGAAGTCGTTCATCGCCTGCACGTGCATGATCATCGACTCGCGCGCGCGCTTCACGTAGCCCTCCGGGTCGCGCTTGCGCAGCTCCGCCGCGGCCTCCAGCGACAGGTCCGTGGGGACGTAGCCGTTGAGCGGATCATGCGCGCTCGTCTGGTCCGTGACGAGGTCCGGCTTGATGCCGCGCCGGTACAGCTCCCGGAACACCGACGCCGCGTTGCCGATGATGGCGATGGAGCGGCCCACGCGCCTGGCCTGCGCGTCCTTCGCCAGGGCCAGCGCTTCGTCGATGTCCTTGGCCACCACGTCCAGGTAGCGCGTCTCCACGCGGCGCTGGGCGCGGTGCGGATCGATTTCAACGCCCAGGAACACGGCGTTGTTCATCGTGGCCGCCAGGGGCTGCGCGCCGCCCATGCCGCCCAGGCCGCCGGAGAGGATGAGGCGGCCGGCCAGGTCCTCGCTGCCGAAGTGGAAGCGGCCCGCGGCGGCGAAGGTCTCGTAGGTGCCCTGCAGGATGCCCTGCGAGCCGATGTAGATCCACGAGCCGGCCGTCATCTGGCCGTACATCATGAGGCCCTTCTTCTCCAGCTCGTGGAAGTGCTCCCAGTTGGCCCAGTGGCCCACGAGGTTGGAGTTGGCGATGAGCACGCGCGGCGCGTCCGGGTGCGTGCGCAGGATGCCCACGGGCTTGCCGGACTGCACGAGCAGCGTCTCGTCGTCGGTGAGCGACTGGAGGCTGGACACGATGCGGTCGAAGGACGGCCAGTCGCGCGCGGCCTTGCCGGTGCCGCCGTAGACGACCAGGTCGCCGGGCGCCTCGGCCACGTCCGGGTCGAGGTTGTTCATCAGCATCCGGAGCGCGGCCTCCTGCACCCAGCCCTTGCAGGAGAGGGTGGTGCCGCGGGAGGCGCGGATGATGCGGGACATGCGGAGGACTCCTGGATAGGTGGCGCGGGAGAGGGCGCCCGGGCGGGCACCCTAACCGAACCTCCCACGTCGCGGGGGAACGCCGTGCGCGGCATGTCCCCTCGCGAACCCAGGCGGCTGGACGCCGTGCGTCAGTAGTCCTTGCGCGTCGTCACGGAGGCACTGAAGCCGTAGACCTCACCCGTCGTGTAGAACTTGAAGTAGCCGCCCACAGCGGCGGTCAGTCCGTACGCGCTGCCAGTGCAGCCGCCGCAGACGAGCACGCCGTTGCGGCGGACGTTCCAGAGCCCCGTGATTTCATACGCGGTGGCCGTGCTGGCCGGAGAGCCGACGAGCTCGAAGTCGTACTCGTTGCCGCCCGCGAAGCCGTGGAAGTTCAGGAACGCGGTGCGGGTGGTCACGTTCCAGCTGACCACCGCGTTGGAGCTCGTGACCGGGAGCGAGCCCGCGGTGTCGTCCTTCACGAACAGGCCCTTGCTGGACCAGATGCTGTGCACGTCCGCGGCCAGGGCAGGGAGGGACACCAGCAGCGCGGCGACGACGAGGGAGCGGAACGACTTCATGGGGGAACCTCCAAGAGGGGTGAACACGCGGTGTCGGGGGACACTGCGCGTGAACCCATCCTGCCTGAAGACCGCAAAGCTTGATAATGCTGCCTTGTCATTATTGACGGAGATTCCTGCTCAATCCCCGCGCTGTCGGGAAGTCGGGAGCGGGGTAGAGTCGCGCACCCGGAAGAGGAAGACCCGGCACGAAGGTGGGACATGGCCAAGGCACCACGACAGGGGGAGGACGCGGACGTGAAGGCGGAGGCCCTGGCGGTGCCGGCGGCCCAGCCACCCGTGGAGGCCCGGCCCCCGGACGTGGGGGACGTGAAGACGGTGGCGGGGGGCGCCTCCGCGGTGCTGCACGCGCTCAAGCACGTCCTGGGTGAAGCGGGGCCGTGGCGCGGCGGCAAGCTGCTCTGGAAGATCAACCAGACGGATGGCTTCGACTGTCCGGGGTGCGCGTGGCCGGATCCCTCTCACCGGTCCGCGAACGAGTACTGCGAAAACGGCGCGAAGGCGGTGGCGGAGGAGGGGACGCGCGAGCGCGTGACGCCGGAGTTCTTCCGCGAGTGGAGCGTGGCGAAGCTCGCAGAGCAGTCGGACCTGTGGCTGGGCAAGGCGGGGCGGCTGACGCACCCGATGGTGCTGCGCGAGGGCGCCACGCACTACGAGCCCGTGTCCTGGGAGGACGCGTTCGCGCTGGTGGCGGAGGAGCTGAACGCGCTGGGGTCGCCGGACGAGGCGTGCTTCTACACGTCCGGCCGCACGAGCAACGAAGCCGCGTTCCTGTACCAGTTGTTCGTGCGGCAGTTCGGCACCAACAACCTGCCGGACTGCTCCAACATGTGCCACGAGTCCAGCGGCACGGGCCTCACGGAGACGCTGGGCATTGGCAAGGGCTCCGTCACGCTGGAGGACTTCGACCACGCGCAGGCCATCTTCGTGATTGGCCAGAACCCGGGGACGAACCACCCGCGCATGCTGACGGCGCTCCAGGCCGCCGCGCGCCGGGGCTGTGAGATCGTCAGCATCAACCCGCTGCCGGAGGCGGGGCTCAACCGCTTCAAGCACCCGCAGGAGGTCCTGCACCTGCTGGGCCCGGGCACCGCGCTCAACAAGCTGTTCCTCCAGGTGCGCATCAACGGCGACGTCGCGCTCCTCCAGGGGCTGGGCAAGGCGCTGCTGGAGCGCGAGGCGAAGGCGCCGGGCACCGTGGTGGACCGGGCGTTCGTCGAGGGCAGGACGGCGGGCTTCGACGCCTACGCGGCGCACCTCGCCACGGTGTCGTGGGACGACGTGGTGGAGCAGGGCGGCGTGCCCCGCGACCAGATCGAGGCCGCGGCGGACATCCTGGCGCGCTCCGAGCGCACCATCTTCTGCTGGGCCATGGGCCTCACCCAGCACCGCAACGCGGTGGGCAACGTGCAGGAGGTGGTCAACCTGACGCTCCTGCGCGGGAGCATTGGCAAGGCGGGCGCGGGCGTGTGCCCGGTGCGTGGCCACAGCAACGTGCAGGGCGACCGCACCATGGGCATCTGGGAGCACCCCCGGCCCGCGTTCCTGGATGCGCTGGAGCGCGAGTTCGCCTTCTCGCCGCCGCGCGAGCCCGGCCTGGACACGGTGGGCACGCTCAAGGCCCTGCACGACGGACGGGTGAAGGTGTTCTTCGCGCTGGGCGGCAACTTCCTGTCGGCCACGCCGGACACGGAGTTCACCGCGGCGGGGCTGCGACGCGCGCGCCTCACGGTGCAGGTGTCCACCAAGCTCAACCGCGCGCACCTGGTGCACGGAAGGCGCGCGTTGATCCTCCCGTGCCTGGGCCGCACCGAACACGACGTGCAGGCCACGGGGCGGCAGTTCGTCACCGTGGAGGACTCCATGGGGATGGTGCACGCGTCGCGCGGCGCGGTGACGCCCGCGTCCGAGCACCTGCTCAGCGAGCCCGTCATCGTCGCGCGGCTGGCGCACGCGGTGCTGGGGACGCGCTCGACGGTGCCCTGGCTGTCGCTGGTGGAGGACTACGACCTGGTGCGCGAGCGCATCTCGCGCTGCATCCCGGGCTTCGACGACTTCAACCGCCGCGTGCGCG harbors:
- a CDS encoding class II glutamine amidotransferase, with protein sequence MCRLFGFRSAVPAAVHTALVTERNSLLIQSREHKDGWGIASYGQECSPLVAHGVGPAHSDPDFERVSSQVSARTVVAHIRLASVGAVEIRNSHPFHYGRWSFVHNGTLREFAKHKAAVEALIHPELRVNIKGTTDSERCFYLFLTRLAEWGPLDGSVPAEAMARALAETMTLVSTMTDVPGSREPKERSAMNFLVTDGEAMVATRRNRTLFISSGIGGCPEALRAPHTDVPLQQFLIASESLCGGPHWVPVDEEDVVGVDARLVFRRWKVQTLAEGVLGPRPPEPTQGSAA
- a CDS encoding FdhF/YdeP family oxidoreductase, with the translated sequence MAKAPRQGEDADVKAEALAVPAAQPPVEARPPDVGDVKTVAGGASAVLHALKHVLGEAGPWRGGKLLWKINQTDGFDCPGCAWPDPSHRSANEYCENGAKAVAEEGTRERVTPEFFREWSVAKLAEQSDLWLGKAGRLTHPMVLREGATHYEPVSWEDAFALVAEELNALGSPDEACFYTSGRTSNEAAFLYQLFVRQFGTNNLPDCSNMCHESSGTGLTETLGIGKGSVTLEDFDHAQAIFVIGQNPGTNHPRMLTALQAAARRGCEIVSINPLPEAGLNRFKHPQEVLHLLGPGTALNKLFLQVRINGDVALLQGLGKALLEREAKAPGTVVDRAFVEGRTAGFDAYAAHLATVSWDDVVEQGGVPRDQIEAAADILARSERTIFCWAMGLTQHRNAVGNVQEVVNLTLLRGSIGKAGAGVCPVRGHSNVQGDRTMGIWEHPRPAFLDALEREFAFSPPREPGLDTVGTLKALHDGRVKVFFALGGNFLSATPDTEFTAAGLRRARLTVQVSTKLNRAHLVHGRRALILPCLGRTEHDVQATGRQFVTVEDSMGMVHASRGAVTPASEHLLSEPVIVARLAHAVLGTRSTVPWLSLVEDYDLVRERISRCIPGFDDFNRRVREPGGFALPNGPREGRFPTPDGKAHFTVHAMPRLELGPGQLLMMTLRSHDQYNTTVYGLDDRYRGIHQGRRVVFLHPEDVKARGLTAGQLVDLTSHFQGETRVAREFRVVPYNIPRSCAATYFPEANVLVPVDSHAEKSRTPTSKSVVITVAPSPGAGASSQAGAPDDARPG
- a CDS encoding NAD(P)H-hydrate dehydratase; translation: MQRVLTAVQMREAEAAAQERHGMPSGLLMENAGRALADAARSVAGPGGRFTVLCGPGNNGGDGLVAARFLLEGGARVVVSLVGDAAKLTAESKRNLQALEGFGESPRAFEALPEAGAGDVVVDALFGTGLRRAPEGAFADAIGTVARWRRAGARVVAADVPSGLQSDTAEPFALCVEADVTVAFGFLKPAHELEPGASLCGDVRRVDIGLGGESARAVSGAELLRVEEEDAREVIPARRADTHKGTYGHVLVVAGSPGKTGAAAMVALSALRSGVGLVTVAARAEALPWVMAHSPEIMGIALPGDGPLGKGDLEALQAALEGKDALVMGPGIPRGPETGALIGDLLATVDVPAVLDADALNAVAEDLTVLRRAKGPVLLTPHPGEMARLWGRTTKDVQQHRVGVALNLATSLNVTVVLKGSRTLIAEPGGRVFINPTGNAGMATGGTGDVLSGVCGALLAQGIKLPRAAWTAVYAHGLAGDLAAKRRGLMGLIATDLLEDLGSVWLRWGR
- the hutI gene encoding imidazolonepropionase, giving the protein MQTEALDLWIRNTSEVLTVEGTHREPAEVALTPRPAACVGLRQGRVAFVGREADLPKGALTDATEIIDAEGGFVGPGFVDPHTHLVFAGERSAEFDLRNQGATYLEIAKAGGGIVNTVGATRAASEEELARLALPRLERLLAQGVTTAEVKSGYGLSLEHELKMLRAVRRLGALSPLELVPTLLCAHAVPAEYQGRRGDYLDLCINEILPAVAREGLARFCDVFTEDSAFTVDESRRLLLAGKALGLTPRLHADQLTACGASALAAEVGASSADHLEQVTDEGVRALAAANVTAVLVPTSTLFLRMRPYAPGRKLRDAGVNIALGSNVNPGSSMTENLALVLGLACLENGLTAAEAYWAATRGAAQCLGLQRQGRLAVGDAGDLVVFGCRSYRHLPYHLGISHARVVVKSGRVVGRARMECCP
- the tsaE gene encoding tRNA (adenosine(37)-N6)-threonylcarbamoyltransferase complex ATPase subunit type 1 TsaE — encoded protein: MSGPTRTRRLVSPSPEETHRLGVKLGTLLAPGDFVGLVGDLGAGKTHLVRGVAEGAGVAKSEVASPTFAIVYPYEGRIPLYHADLYRLADYEELYATGFVDMVADNDRAMLVEWLDRIPQAAPREHLRVTLRHEGEAARSLEAEAFGERPAALLEAWLG
- the hutU gene encoding urocanate hydratase yields the protein MSRIIRASRGTTLSCKGWVQEAALRMLMNNLDPDVAEAPGDLVVYGGTGKAARDWPSFDRIVSSLQSLTDDETLLVQSGKPVGILRTHPDAPRVLIANSNLVGHWANWEHFHELEKKGLMMYGQMTAGSWIYIGSQGILQGTYETFAAAGRFHFGSEDLAGRLILSGGLGGMGGAQPLAATMNNAVFLGVEIDPHRAQRRVETRYLDVVAKDIDEALALAKDAQARRVGRSIAIIGNAASVFRELYRRGIKPDLVTDQTSAHDPLNGYVPTDLSLEAAAELRKRDPEGYVKRARESMIMHVQAMNDFQAAGSHVFDYGNNLRGQAKEGGMQNAFEFPGFVPAYIRPLFCEGMGPFRWVALSGDPEDIRRTDRAVRELFPHKASLNRWLDMAQERVAFQGLPARICWLGYGERAKAGLAFNELVRKGEVKAPIVIGRDHLDCGSVASPNRETEAMKDGSDAVGDWPILNALVNAVNGASWVSFHHGGGVGMGYSLHAGQVIVADGTPEAARRIERVLTSDPAMGVLRHADAGYTEATDVAKERGVRIPGLTA